The following proteins are encoded in a genomic region of Neurospora crassa OR74A linkage group VI, whole genome shotgun sequence:
- a CDS encoding cell division protein ftsj, variant, giving the protein MLPRRLPPRLFLRPTPTSTTPRASLFLTTSTITTTTTTNPISPSPSTNVPTTHQLRLSSSSSNSQWKARQSNDYYARSARTAGLKSRAAFKLLEINKKYRLFRRNSSQIVVDLGFAPGSWSQVALDLTKPDGKVVGIDIIPAQPPRGVSSIQGNFLSDGVRGLVKGWLREEEGRGRVELLRKEREKAARVEQEAKEREERERVERERVGMEEARGSELESEIAGEVGEGVAGMSEARQKEKNNVAEDVVQGVEKLELTEKREEQQPQQQQQKQRQQQKDVAKQEIFADRPSYIELERMAVREAQLQQPEVLEQDQRGEDKATTAANETEGKLDREESTEELEEGHQQEEQQQPRKKKQPEQMRLVDVVLSDMMMNTSGISFKDHAGSMDLCYAALSFANDTLKPGGHFVCKFYQGSEDKKLENMLKKLFTKVHRDKPDSSRSESKEAYFVALNRRGDVILEDIPI; this is encoded by the exons ATGTTGCCCCGACGATTACCACCTCGCCTTTTCCTTCGACCAACGCCCACTTCAACCACCCCAAGGGCCTCGCTGTTTCTCACcactagtactattactactactactaccaccaacCCCATCTCGCCCAGCCCCTCAACCAATGTCCCTACCACCCACCAGCTCAGactatcctcttcctcctcaaactCCCAATGGAAAGCCCGCCAGTCCAACGATTACTACGCCCGCTCCGCCCGCACCGCCGGGCTCAAATCGCGCGCCGCCTTCAAACTCCTTGAGATCAACAAAAAGTATCGCCTCTTCCGCCGCAATTCTTCCCAGATCGTCGTCGACCTCGGTTTTGCGCCCGGCAGCTGGTCGCAGGTCGCGCTGGACCTCACCAAACCCGATGGAAAAGTGGTGGGGATCGACATCATCCCCGCGCAGCCGCCGAGGGGAGTAAGTTCCATTCAGGGCAATTTCTTGAGTGACGGGGTGAGGGGGTTGGTGAAGGGGTggttgagggaggaggagggacggGGGAGGGTTGAGTTgttgaggaaggaaagggaaaaggcggCTAGAGTGGAGCAGGAGGCGAAGGAgcgggaggagagggaaagggtcgagagagaaagggtggggatggaggaggcgagGGGGTCGGAACTAGAGAGTGAGATAGCGGGTGAGGTGGGTGAGGGAGTGGCTGGAATGAGTGAAGCTAggcagaaggagaagaacaacGTGGCGGAGGACGTGGTTCAAGGGGTGGAGAAGTTGGAGCTCACAGAGAAGCGGGAAGAGCAGcagccacagcagcagcagcagaagcaacggcaacaacaaaaggATGTAGCAAAGCAAGAGATCTTTGCCGACCGGCCAAGTTACATCGAGTTGGAACGGATGGCTGTTAGAGAAGCTCAGTTGCAGCAGCCTGAAGTTCTGGAACAAGACCAACGAGGAGAAGACAAGGCGACCACCGCAGCCAACGAAACAGAAGGAAAACTCGACAGGGAAGAGAGTACGGAGGAACTCGAAGAGGGACACCAACAAGaagagcagcaacaaccaaggaagaaaaagcagCCAGAGCAAATGCGGTTGGTTGAT GTAGTACTAAGCGACAT GATGATGAACACGAGCGGAATTTCGTTTAAGGATCACGCTGGTAGTATG GATCTCTGCTATGCCGCTCTCTCATTCGCAAACGACACGCTCAAACCCGGCGGTCACTTCGTCTGCAAGTTCTACCAAGGGTCAGAGGACAAGAAGTTGGAGAACATGCTTAAGAAGCTGTTTACCAAGGTTCATAGGGATAAGCCTGATAGTTCTAGGAGT GAGTCGAAGGAGGCATATTTTGTTGCTCTGAATAGGAGGGGAGATGTTATTTTGGAGGATATTCCCATCTGA
- a CDS encoding 60S ribosomal protein L18: MGIDLRKHHERSTHRKAPKSDNVYLKLLVKLYRFLARRTDSAFNKVVLRRLFMSRINRPPMSISRIVANLKGNEKKTVVVVGTVTDDNRLLTVPKVSVAALRFTATARARIEAAGGQAITLDQLALEKPTGANTLLLRGPKNAREAVKHFGFGPHKHKKPYVASKGRKFEKARGRRRSKGFKV; the protein is encoded by the exons ATGG GTATCGATCTCCGCAAGCACCACGAGCGGTCCACTCACCGCAAGGCCCCCAAGAGCGACAATGTCTACTTGAAGCTCCTGGTCAAGCTTTACCGCTTCCTTGCCC GCCGCACTGACTCTGCCTTCAACAAGGTCGTGCTCCGCCGGTTGTTCATGTCCCGCATCAACCGTCCCCCCATGTCCATCTCTCGCATTGTCGCCAACCTCAAGGGcaacgagaagaagaccgtcgttgttgtcggtaCCGTCACCGATGACAACCGTCTCTTGACCGTCCCCAAGGTCTCGGTTGCTGCCCTCCGCTTCACCGCCACTGCCCGTGCTCGCATCGAGGCTGCCGGTGGCCAGGCCATCACCCTCGACCAGCTCGCCCTCGAGAAGCCCACTGGTGCCAacaccctccttctccgtGGCCCCAAGAACGCTCGCGAGGCCGTCAAGCACTTCGGCTTCGGTCCCCACAAGCACAAG AAGCCCTACGTCGCTTCCAAGGGCCGCAAGTTCGAGAAGGCCCGTGGTCGCAGAAGATCCAAGGGTTTCAAGGTCTAA
- a CDS encoding ADP,ATP carrier protein: MSATPSASGAPSPLPIPTVEKLSAADQFRSAVSQPTVAAFCAGGVAGAVSRTVVSPLERLKILYQVQSSGREAYKLSVGKALAKMWREEGWRGFMAGNGTNCIRIVPYSAVQFGSYNFYKRNIFERHPGDSLTPLSRLTCGGLAGITSVTFTYPLDIVRTRLSIQTASFAELGERPRKMPGMWETLVKMYRTEGGFPALYRGIVPTVAGVAPYVGLNFMVYEHVRQYLTLDGEQNPSAVRKLLAGAISGAVAQTCTYPFDVLRRRFQINTMSGMGYQYKGIFDAVRVIVTEEGIRGLYKGIVPNLLKVAPSMASSWLSYEVCRDFLVGLKPEETKLLQ; the protein is encoded by the exons ATGTCCGCG ACGCCAAGCGCTAGCGGCGCGCCCTCGCCCCTACCCATACCAACCGTCGAGAAACTCAGCGCCGCCGACCAGTTCCGATCCGCAGTTTCTCAGCCTACCGTGGCTGCCTTTTGCGCCGGCGGTGTCGCCGGTGCCGTCTCCCGAACAGTAGTCTCACCTCTGGAGCGCCTAAAAATCCTCTACCAGGTCCAAAGCAGCGGTCGCGAAGCGTACAAGCTTAGTGTGGGCAAGGCGTTGGCCAAGAtgtggagggaggagggctGGAGGGGCTTCATGGCCGGTAACGGCACCAATTGTATCCGTATCGTGCCATACTCGGCGGTACAGTTCGGAAGCTACAATTTCTACAAGAGAAACATCTTTGAGAGGCATCCGGGCGACTCCCTCACGCCCTTGTCGAGGCTGACTTGTGGTGGCCTCGCCGGCATCACCTCAGTGACCTTCACCTACCCTCTCGACATCGTTCGCACGAGGTTGTCGATCCAGACCGCGTCGTTCGCCGAGCTTGGCGAGAGGCCACGCAAAATGCCCGGCATGTGGGAAACTTTGGTCAAGATGTACAGGACCGAGGGCGGATTTCCGGCTCTCTACAGAGGCATAGTTCCCACTGTCGCTGGTGTTGCTCCTTAC GTCGGTCTCAATTTCATGGTTTACGAGCATGTCCGCCAATACCTAACCTTGGACGGCGAGCAAAACCCTAGTGCCGTCAGGAAGCTGCTCGCTGGTGCGATTTCCGGTGCGGTGGCCCAGACCTGCACCTATCCCTT CGATGTTTTGCGCCGTCGTTTCCAAATAAACACCATGTCTGGTATGGGCTACCAGTACAAGGGCATATTCGATGCCGTGCGCGTCATCGTCACCGAAGAAGGAATCCGCGGCTTGTACAAGGGAATAGTACCCAACTTGCTCAAGGTCGCGCCTAGCATGGCGTCGAGCTGGCTCAGTTACGAGGTCTGCCGTGATTTCCTTGTGGGACTGAAGCCTGAGGAGACCAAGCTCTTACAATAG
- a CDS encoding sterol O-acyltransferase 1 — MSSDSSSSSSPTTSLHQLAAAAAAAAAAATTTPESTGHAAKRSKRRGKFSDLVFTRNFSTFDRQNALAASSPFHGFFTLFWLGISLFVIKIGAENWRQHGNPLGRNEIFRIMFHRDLVVLLIADGVMCLSTGVSWVLQRHLVRRGVVDWDEEGWVLQNIWQCLFVAGVVGFPLWRDWPWTHTVFFVMHGMVMLMKMHSYAFYNGYLASVWKKRQLLLGKLKELEHVEVVTKHDPNRSWTEPFPLLPRDLSTEHLSRVPSAQEYKERRKMSIAAQQGADGQEGENDVAKIVAAIDSHEPLNEEQVHVFERALKWEVDAMTDELRGKATDDKRVYPNNLTLANHYEFIVLPTLVYELEYPRSESINWYYAAEKMVACFGVIFVMIMISQAFIYPVVMETVRMKEMGMPLSERFQYFPWMLADLIFPFMMEYLLSWYLIWETILNFVAELTKFADRNFYGAWWNSVSWDQFARDWNRPVHNFLLRHVYHSSISAMKVNKHTATLITFFLSACVHELVMWCIFKKLRGYLLFLQMFQLPLVSLSRTKWMRNRKTLGNVFFWLGIFTGPSILCSLYLIL; from the exons ATGTCGTCCgattcttcgtcttcttcctctcccaccACGTCCCTACACCAACTAGCTgcagctgcagcagcagcagcagcagcagcaacaacaacaccggaATCAACCGGCCATGCTGCCAAACGATCAAAAAGAAGAGGCAAATTCTCCGACTTGGTCTTCACCCGCAACTTCTCCACCTTTGACCGGCAAAACGCCCTGGCAGCGTCGTCGCCCTTTCACGGCTTCTTCACCCTCTTCTGGCTCGGCATCTCCCTCTTCGTTATCAAGATCGGCGCCGAGAACTGGCGGCAGCACGGCAACCCGCTGGGGCGGAACGAGATTTTTCGAATCATGTTCCATCGGGACTTGGTGGTCTTGCTCATCGCCGACGGTGTAATGTGCCTATCCACCGGCGTTTCCTGGGTCCTGCAGCGTCATCTTGTCCGTCGAGGCGTGGTCGATTGGGATGAGGAAGGGTGGGTGTTGCAGAATATCTGGCAGTGTTTGTTCGTGGCTGGTGTGGTGGGTTTCCCACTGTGGAGGGACTGGCCGTGGACACATACCGTTTTCTTCGTCATGCACGGCATGGTGATGCTGATGAAGATGCATTCGTACGCGTTCTATAACGGGTATCTGGCGTCGGTGTGGAAGAAGCGGCAGCTGTTGCTGGGAAAACTGAAGGAACTTGAGCATGTAGAGGTTGTTACCAAGCATGACCCGAACAGGAGCTGGACGGAGCCGTtcccgctgctgccgagAGACCTATCGACCGAGCATCTATCGAGAGTGCCGTCGGCGCAGGAGTATAAGGAGAGGAGAAAGATGTCGATCGCGGCGCAGCAAGGGGCTGATGGCCAGGAAGGAGAGAACGACGTGGCCAAGATCGTTGCGGCAATTGACTCGCACGAGCCGTTGAATGAGGAGCAGGTCCATGTTTTTGAAAGGGCGCTCAAGTGGGAGGTGGACGCCATGACGGATGAGCTCAGGGGCAAGGCGACGGACGACAAGAGGGTGTATCCGAATAACCTGACGCTGGCGAACCATTACGAGTTCATCGTGCTGCCGACACTGGTGTACGAGCTCGAGTATCCGCGGTCCGAGTCCATCAACTGGTACTATGCCGCCGAGAAGATGGTGGCCTGTTTCGGAGTCATCTTCGTCATGATCATGATCTCGCAAGCCTTCATATACCCCGTGGTCATGGAGACGGTCAGGATGAAGGAGATGGGGATGCCGTTGAGCGAGCGGTTCCAGTATTTCCCTTGGATGCTGGCCGACTTGATTTTCCCCTTCATGATGGAGTATCTGCTGTCGTGGTATCTCATCTGGGAGACGATCCTGAACTTTGTAGCCGAGCTGACCAAGTTCGCCGACCGGAACTTCTATGGTGCCTGGTGGAACAGCGTGTCGTGGGATCAGTTCGCGAGAGACTGGAACCGACCGGTGCATAACTTTCTGCTCAGACATGTGTACCACAGCTCCATCTCGGCCATGAAGGTGAACAAGCACACGGCCACACTGATCACCTTTTTCTTGTCGGCATGTGTTCATGAGCTCGTCATGTGGTGCATCTTCAAGAAGCTGAGAGGCTATTTGCTGTTCCTTCAAATGTTCCAGTTGCCG CTTGTGAGCTTGAGCAGGACAAAGTGGATGCGGAATAGGAAGACATTGGGGAATGTTTTCTTCTGGCTGGGTATTTTTACAGGCCCGAGTATCCTGTGCAGCTTGTATCTGATTCTGTAG
- the fim gene encoding fimbrin, with the protein MNVLKIQRKFPQLQQSDIFGLADAFRKLDVDDKGYIDETTAIKATQASERQPYDAVRAALKEVGLDASRRVELEDYVGLVAKLREGPGSAPAAPSTPASVIAQRTGGATPSHASKPSVGGSGKIFVQGSNANITHTINEDERTEFTRHINAVLAGDRDIGSRLPFPTDTFEMFDECKDGLVLAKLINDSVPDTIDERVLNMPGKKTKTLNAFQMTENNNIVIESAKGIGCSVVNIGSSDIIEVREHLILGLIWQIIRRGLLSKIDIKLHPELYRLLEEDETLEQFLRLPPEQILLRWFNYHLKAANWPRRVANFSSDVKDAENYTVLLAQIGSDYGCTRAPLQTRDLHQRAEEVLQNADKLGCRKFLSPSSLVAGNPKLNLAFVANLFNTHPALDPITEEEKLEVEDFDAEGEREARVFTLWLNSLDVNPAVQSFFDDLRDGTVLLQAYDKVIKGSVNWRHVNKAPAHGGEMLRFKAVENTNYAIELGKQNGFSLVGIQGADITDGQRTLTLGLVWQLMRKDITLTLHGLAQRLGKREITDAEMVRWANEMSRKGGRNSSIRSFKDPVIGSGIFLLDVLNGMQSNYVDYDLVTPGKTDEDAYLNAKLSISIARKMGATIWLVPEDICQVRSRLVTTFIGSLMATYDKMQ; encoded by the exons ATGAATGTCCTCAAGATCCAGAG GAAATTCCCTCAACTACAGCAGAGCGACATCTTCGGATTGGCCGATGCCTTCCGCAAGCTCGACGTAGACGACAAGGGGTACATTGACGAGACCACTGCCATCAAGGCCACCCAGGCCAGCGAGCGCCAGCCCTACGATGCCGTCCGCGCGGCCCTCAAAGAAGTCGGTCTCGATGCCTCGCGCCGTGTAGAACTCGAAGATTACGTTGGG CTCGTCGCGAAGCTCCGCGAAGGTCCCGGCAGCGCCCCTGCTGCTCCGTCAACTCCCGCTTCTGTCATCGCCCAGCGGACGGGAGGCGCTACTCCTAGCCACGCATCGAAGCCCTCCGTCGGTGGCAGCGGCAAGATCTTCGTCCAAGGCTCAAACGCTAACATCACCCACACCATCAACGAAGATGAACGTACCGAATTCACGCGCCACATCAACGCTGTCCTTGCGGGCGACCGCGACATCGGCAGCCGCCTGCCTTTCCCGACCGACACCTTCGAGATGTTCGACGAGTGCAAGGATGGTTTGGTTTTGGCCAAGCTCATCAACGACAGCGTTCCCGATACCATCGATGAGCGTGTACTGAACATGCCCggcaagaagaccaagaccCTCAACGCGTTCCAGATGACagaaaacaacaacattgTTATCGAGTCGGCAAAGGGTATTGGCTGCTCCGTCGTCAACATTGGTAGCTCGGATATCATTGAGGTCAGGGAGCATCTTATCCTGGGTCTAATTTGGCAAATCATCCGTAGGGGCTTGCTGAGCAAGATCGATATCAAGCTCCACCCCGAGCTCTACCGCCTtctcgaggaggacgagaccCTCGAGCAGTTCCTCAGACTCCCTCCTGAGCAGATTCTCCTGCGCTGGTTCAACTACCATCTCAAGGCCGCCAACTGGCCCAGGAGGGTAGCCAACTTCTCCTCTGACGTCAAGGATGCCGAGAACTACACCGTCCTCCTCGCTCAGATCGGTTCCGACTACGGCTGCACGAGGGCGCCTCTGCAAACGCGCGACCTTCATCAGCGGGCTGAGGAGGTTCTTCAGAACGCCGACAAGCTCGGTTGCCGCAAgttcctctctccctcttccctcgTGGCCGGTAACCCCAAGCTCAACCTCGCTTTCGTTGCCAACCTCTTCAACACACACCCCGCGCTTGACCCCATCACTGAAGAGGAGAAGCTTGAGGTCGAGGACTTTGACGCTGAAGGCGAGCGTGAGGCCCGTGTGTTTACCCTGTGGCTCAACAGCTTGGACGTCAACCCCGCAGTTCAGTCCTTCTTCGACGACCTCCGCGATGGTACCGTCCTTCTACAAGCATATGACAAGGTTATCAAGGGTTCCGTCAACTGGCGCCACGTCAACAAGGCTCCCGCGCATGGCGGTGAGATGCTGCGTTTCAAGGCCGTCGAGAACACCAATTACGCGATCGAGTTGGGCAAGCAGAACGGGTTTTCCCTGGTTGGTATCCAGGGTGCCGATATCACGGATGGTCAGCGCACCTTGACCCTGGGTCTCGTCTGGCAGCTGATGCGCAAGGACATTACCCTTACCCTGCACGGTCTAGCCCAACGCCTCGGCAAGCGCGAGATTACGGATGCGGAAATGGTCAGATGGGCCAACGAGATGAGCCGCAAGGGCGGCCGCAACTCGAGCATCCGCTCGTTCAAGGACCCTGTCATTGGCTCGGGTATTTTCTTGTTGGATGTGCTTAACGGCATGCAGAGCAACTATGTCGATTATGACTTGGTTACTCCCGGCAAGACTGATGAAGATGCTTACCTCAATGCCAAACTCAGTATCAGCATTGCCAGAAAGATGGGTGCCACTATTTGGCTGGTGCCAGAGGATATCTGCCAGGTGCGCAGCCGCTTGGTCACGACCTTTATCG GTTCGTTGATGGCTACCTATGACAAGATGCAGTAG